TATtgattaagttgtttagtggTTAATTACTgacgaaaaatagtttgatggccaaaacatgatctGACTAATAGTTTAGTGGCCGCTGAGattttttaccctaaaataaataaccaaaagaagcaaaactataaaaaaaaccATTAGTACCTGGCCATCAAATGCCTGAATAGCTGCTGAAGCCTCCTCACTAGAGGCATAAGTTACAAAGCCAAAACCTCTTGAGTTTCCATGGTCACGATCCATGATAATTCTAGCTGTAAGTAAAGTGTATAAATTAATAAGTAACAGAAGCTTTATACTTGGATACAACATTGTTCccattgtaaactaatttctcaTGCAGGATCTAGAAATCTCTCTGTGTCAATCTTTTTTTATCAAGATTGCTTTCTACAGTaccaacaaataaaaacaaacacGAAACTtgcagaacagaaaaattccaagcTTTGCCCCATTGCATACAAACATACACAGACAAAAATTTTGTATCGAGATACAAGGACACGTGATCTTTAGAAATGAAAAACTATTCCTCAAGATCTACATGGAAATCTCAATTTTGGGGTAATATTTACTGGTTCGCAAGATTATCAAACTCATTTAAATGTCAGAGGTCAGACAAGTGTATCAACCACAAAAAAAGTATGACAGAAATCAAGGGATCGATTATGATGGTGCGAGCAAACTGCTGAATACCTTCAACAACTTCGCCATGCTGAGAGAAGGCTTCCTTCAAACTCGTCTCATCAGTGTTGTAAGAAAGCCCTTCAGGAATAAAACATCAGTTGACTTTGGAGAGCAAAAAGCAGCAGAAAgaagaattttggaaaaaaaaaaaaaacagagagagagagagagagagaggagtgaACATATTACCTCCAACAAAGAGCTTTGAAGATGACATGCTTCTTATAGTCTGGTAAAGTGACGAGTTGGAAGCAGATAATTCCAAATTCATATGCCTGCTCACTCTCAGTTTAAGCACATTGCTAATTCTATTGACAAAAGCCATGTCTACACCTAGAACAAAGTACACAAAGTCATTGCCATTATTTCATAATAAACCAGTTGCAGAACAAAGCCAAGAACAATATACACACTGAACTTCAGAACACAGGCAAAGGAAAACTTTACAAAGAAATAACCACAATTACTGCATGGGACAAGGTGAACAAACATATTCGGAGACTTTAGAGAATCATATGGGTCAAGAAAGATCGCTTAATTTCTTTCATACGAGCGAAAAACAACATGATAGGTGTACCAGCAGTAGGATGagaaaaatctagaaaatagcccaattttttttttgttgaaatcaAGCCCAGTAACTTGAGCGAAACAAGGAATGTGATATAGTACAACAAGAACCCATCTTTTTCCAAACGGACAAACGATTTTGATAATACGCAAGGTACCTAAACCAAATGCATGATATTACTAAAGCCCTTCGTCTTAATCAGGAAATACACACAAGCCCCAAATTGAATTGCAAGTAGTCAACAAGAGGGTACAACCGCAAATAAAATCTAACGaataaaaagtgataaaaccATAACCCTTAAAAGAAGCTCAACAATCGCGATAAAACTGAAATGAAACGCTAAATTAGAACAGTAGAATCAATATTCTAAACATTTCTTACTATAAAATGTCAAGAAAAAGGTTTACGGTTTTGGGAGAAGACGTATGATTAAGTGCCAAAAGACTCAGACCTTCTCTCTGACAGCGGCTGCCTCTGCTTCCGTTGTCCCTTCCCTTCCGGAAATGGACCTGCGAGGGTTTTAGGAGATTTACAGTGGCAGAGGGCCGAAATACTTTATAATGGGGGGAGGAATGTTTACGCCGTTGATCTAAACTACATAGGTACATGATTACCGTTGGATGGCCAGTAAATAATGAGGTCAAATTCAAGGtcgatttttcttttaattttttttttttttgacgagAATGAAATTGATCACATTAAATTATCCATCCATCATGTTGGggtgaaaagaaatgaaaatcccTCAAAATTGACTTAATGATGAATAATCCTTGATGTTCCTGAATTCACTTACCTCAAAATTTTCCTAGTTTGTTaaatagaattaaaaaaaatggtatCATGAGATAGATTAAAATTTATGCCAATAAAAGTTATTGAGTAAACTATATGTAGTTAGCAATTAAGAGTGAAGTAGAGGGAAGCAATTAAAATCCTGTTGAACATTGAAATCTGTGAAAGTGTTCAATTGAATGGAGATGGAGGCCGATGACCCATCACATTACATCGTTGGATACAAATGAAAACTTATTTGATTgcattataaatatatgttttatttattttttaattcttttatctAACATACATATGTaacattataaaaaaaaaatgatacaaCAATTAATACtctaaaaaatttttctaaatattCCTCTATCACAGCACTTTTCGAGGTgccatggttttttttttttgtcaaaacctTTCATAAGACTTTTGTGACTTTACAAACCTAATCCCGAATaaacctcaaaagccggcaactcttgaggttCCTCAAAAGTCGGCAAACCTTTCGAAGTGCCATGCTTGACAACATGTTTTGGAGTTAACTGTCGAAGAAGTACAAACAaagtagttttctttttcttttgttaaagAATCGTTATGCAGCTAAAGTCGTTGTAAACGTCTGTATcaaaggccttgtttggattgctattttccgtCGAAAAATTACGTCATTTTCCGTAAACATATTTCTCTATtatcttttttcctcacatacatcaaatcgttacagtaatttttccataaaaaatgatgaaaaatgcaatccaaaattGGTTTCTGCAGCTTTTGGACATGTTAATAGTAGCAGTAATAGATTTTGAATCAGCCACAGGCAAACTCACTCCCTTGTATGTTATCAAATCATCAGAGACTTAATAAGGGCCACAGAGTAATGGTTAAAGGCTAGGTAAAAAAAGGCTAGCTCCGGAGAACTTCTGCTGGTTTTCCTGCGACTTGACCAAGCGACTTGGCTTACAAATTCTTGAAGCAATTAAGCAAAGCAGACCCATTATGCCTGCCGTCTTTGCAGCTTCATCTTGACTCATTGATGTTTCTCAACCATAAATATGGACTTCTTGCTCTTTATTTCAGGCAACATAGTCTCACTGGTTGATGGTGACAATCTGCATCAGTCACTCAACGATTGGTGCAGGGCCTACAAAGATGTAATATCGGCAATTGGGCAATCTCTCATCTGGTCTTTGCATTTCACATGACATGGGCATGAATTCTCTCGACTTCCACAGTAGCATTAGGACCACAACATCTTGGAAGGATTTGCCATATTTTATTCACCGGCACCGCTTCATAAGAACACACACAACAAAATGAAAGTATGCAGCAGCGCATACCATGGAATCTTTTGCGAGGGTATATACAGATTGCATGGCACTGCAATAATTTGCATTTTAGTTTTTGAGTTACAGAGAATACCAAACTCCAGTCTCGCATGCATGCCACAATTAACTTGTAATTTTGCATATAAGAACTACACACACAGTCTGCGCAGTTATACCTGAGTACAACAGTGTTTAGAATCCTTTGCCATCAGTGTTTAGAACAACTCCAGCAAAGTACAACAACCTTCAAGTCCCATCTATATTAAGTAATACACTTGCTTACAgtgtaaaattttccatttATGGATTACAAAGCTGATACAAAAGTTACAAAATTGGAATCTTTAGTTTGTAATGGTTGAGATGGACAATTAAGAAAATTCTAACTCAGTGTGTATGAACTCCCTCAATCAATCCCGCTCCATCCATCATTACTATTTCCTATGGCTGCCATGCAAAGATTTTGGAGAGCCTTCGAAGAAGTCCAAGAGATAATGTTCCAAATCATCAGCATTGTATTTAATGTGCTTTTCACTTATATGGTTAGTATTTCTTCCAACAAAGGTCCGATAAGCCTGTATTACCTTGAGGGATGTTGAGATTCGAAGATCTTCTCGAAGCTGGCTATCGGGAATACACCAACCAGTTTGGCTCTTGTAAACTTCCTCAAAAGCAAGATAAAAGCTCTGCAATCTCTCTTTCAGAAGGGTTCTCGAAATAGAAGTCGAACCAGGATTTTGTATCCCCTCATCCCTAAGCAAGGAAAGGATAGAGCTCCAAGTAGCTCTCTCATAGTTCATAGCATGCAGCTGGAATTTCCAATTATGCTTGCGAATCCATTCATCGCCTAGTACATTTCTTAACTCCGAGCTCTTTGCTTTTTCAGCCATGTAATGAATGTTATTCATGAGGAAAAGATGCCGCAGTGACTCATCCCTGTACAACTTGGATTTATCTTCCAGATTGCACTCCAGAATTGAAAGGAGAGATCGGAAATGTAAAGCCACTGGGGAAGCAGAAGAGCTTTCACAGCTACTATTATCCTCTTCACTAACTGGGCTCATGTCCGGTGAAGTGGAAACATGATCTTCCTTCTCATGGTCCTTCAGGACCACATCAAGTGTCTTGCCATAATCTGCAAGAGTTCTAATGTAATTCATAACATATCTAGTGAGATGGTGGATTCCACCACCAGGAAAAGCATTGGCTGATATGTTAGTTGCAACAGCATTCTCGAGTTCAAGAAAGGTTGCCTTTGCACAGTCTCCCAATCTCCTTAAAACGTCCTGACACTCCGTTCTAACACTTGATTCAGTGGCACCCATATACAAAGCATCAATATCTGTCAAAAGATCTGCAAGCACCTCATACATGTCAAGAATCCGAATCAACTTTTCTGGTTGATAGGGACCAATAGCTATTGcttcaccaaaattcaagagCTGCAAAATTGAAGCTTTCGATGACTCAGCAAAGCATGCCAAACTGACTGATTCAAGCTCCCCAAAAATCTGATCACTAAGCCATCTTTCACTGGCAAGATAAACACGCACAAAAATCTTCATAGCACGAACCCACCTCCTGATCTTTGAGTTCAGTGTATTCCACTCCATCTTCAGTACATCCTCAATACTCAATTTCTCCACTTCAAGGATGAAGAGGCAATCATCAAGTGCATCTTTGCGGACACTTACATAAGCCTGAGAACATTCCCTCCCATAATTTGAAACAAACATCAAACTGGCAATAGATTTGAGGTCAGGAATCACATCTGGATGAACCAGTTCAATTATGTATTCCTCTGAGCCCCTGCTGATACTGTCTCTCTGCACCACATCCTCCACCGACTCATCCCCATAGGAGACAATGGAGCCATCATCTATGGTATCATCTTCACTTGAGCGAAAAGACATGTGCTCTGGCTCAAAAGGCTGTCTGTTCTGGACAAGCAAATGCTTGAACTCCTCCTCAAGCCTAACCATTGCAGTCTGAAGAACATCATGAGCCCGGTGCAGAAACCCATCCTCTTCACTATCTTTGGCAAGATTCAAACTTTCCAAACTCTCGGTCAACTTACGACCTTCATCAACAGCCCTCAAATATTCATAAGCTTCGTCAGGGCCACAATCCCATATCATAGATTGATTCGCCTCCCATCTCATGACCTTATCCTGCACTCTATTTAGCTGCTCCTCAATCTCAGAAAGTCCCTTTTCCTCCGCCTCTTCTTCCCTCTCTGCCTTTTCTTCACAAGCTTTAGCTATGGAAGATAATTGAGTGCCAAGACCAGCCAAGATTTTCCTGGCATCATTAGTCAAGTTCTTGTTGGTTTCTAATGCTTTCACTATGTTTTGAGCTGCAGCAATtaagttttcttcttcttcttccaagATTGGGGTGGGGGGCCGACATTCACCCATGACTTACAACAATAGTGCAACTACAGCAACAATAACAACTTCCAAAACCCCGGAACAAATCTTAATTCCCAGGGGAAAAAAAATCGAATCTTGAAATGACCTCAAGCAATCACACATACATAACTAATGAATTCTCAATTCAGCATATAAATCGAGAAAGAACAGCAAGCAACGAAAATATAACCGAAATAGTCAATAgcggaagagaaaacaaaaaacaagcAGAACCCACAAAAAAGAAGCACTAAAGGTCAAGAATCATGAAGATCTGCTGACTGCTAATATCAGACAGAGAAAACAAAATCAGAAAAGCGTGCAGAATTCGCAGGACCGAACAGAAGGCATAGTGCGTACTGCTCCCAAGAGCAAAAAATCTAAAGAAACTAGAGATACAAACCTTTTAAAGAGCAATCTACAAGGGAAGTGGAAGATTGAATCAGCAGAAGAAGATCCAATTAGTATTGTGCTCGTATCATACTAGTAGAAAGTAGCAGAATAAAAATGTAGTGTATGAAGCCGATGATAATAGGGAGAGAAGCGGAggagtaaagaaaaaaaagtctgGTGATTGGTGGGGTTGGAGACATGAAGAGATAAATTGGGATAATGGCAGGCGTCCAGTCCTCCTCGGAGTGGCAAGTTCCAAGTCACCTCACTACTATTAACACCTTTTGTGCAGATGGCCGACTTTTTACTTCTCTATGCGAGCTTGCTCCTTTGTCCAGGGACTTTGGATTGATGTCACTGACCAAGTTTTACAAGAGAACGgaaaacccccaaaaaaaaatcgaatTCCCATAATTTTTCTGGTgctaaaatataaaagttactgctttaaaaaaaaaaaaacaattctaACAAGGGATGGATGGGATTTGAACTTAGAAATTTTAATTCTTAAATTCTCAACTTTAGTAGGGTTCAACTACTAAACTAAGGCCTGCTCGACATATTCCTACTgactttaaaaagaaaaaaaaattgcaaatccaTAGAATTTACAAGCTCAAAAAATGACAAATTCACTGTTTGAATTCATGTGTTAGTCTTCTAGCATTGTGTGttattagtcaattaaatcaccTGTTGCTGCATCAAACATGGATGAACATTattattttcaaatcatttgtcACACCATATTTTTTATTAGTaggattattatcactttatccccttaATGTTTGGTGCTACTATCAATTTTCcccttaacgttatcttttagtcactttaccttCAAGACTAACGGTAAAACTtaacggagtttgttaattaaagtgaaaagacatgtttaacccttaaaattattatcactttatcttcataaaatatagtctcattatcaatttaccccatagagtaattttttagacaatttatcctaccattaaactaacttagcaagttaaaaaattttagaagaaaataccctcctctttgtataataaaaaatttagagtaactcttctcctttttagtatcaagaaaaaaagtcaaagtattaatttttttattcttggcaatttttttaatattgaaaaaaaaaatagaaagatggagagggggagagggagggagagagctcaattcttttttaaaaagtacaaataaaaaagaattaaatacttttattattttaaaattatttcacttttttttgtttaccaCCCAAATTCCAATCCTAATCTCGACAATTTTAAagtaatacgataatgttagatttttctttattttctttttttttttgcaaaatctaattttttgtcttcttctttcttatctccttttcttttcttagtattaataaatatgaaaaaaagaaatttgagaaaatccttttatttttatgtttttcgatctcttaaagtgaacaaaaggaagaataactattctaattttttttatttttaattatatataaaaaagggtaaatatatttaaaattttttgaccatgctagttagattaacgatgaggtaaaatgcttagaaaataatattaggaactaaagtgattgtatcactgtaatctaaacgaataaagtgataataacaatgtaataatgctataaaataaaagggtatttttgtccaaaatttcttaacatgctgagttgaattacttatgggggtaaagtgactaaaaaataacgttagggggtaaactgatagtagtgatatagtttgAAGGGGTAAAGTAATGATAAGATATTTACACAATGACCACATCCAAATTACTTTGCTGCTTGAGATTGGAAGCAGCAGTTTCTATTATCCTAGTAGTATATGATGATTGCAAAAGACCATCATGTGAGTGCGAGCAAAACCATAGGAACCGGCGACAGATGAAAACACCGTCGGAGAGCTATAATTTTCAGGGAAGccggcatatatatatatatatatatttaaaaagcTGCCTCCGTTGTTGGTCCAAGACCGTTTTGACTTTCCGGTCTTTCTATCTTCACCAACAAATACGCACAATGGAAAATATTAGTCGTAACCAAGTTTACTAGCACGGGTACAAATTGTTAATGCCTCAATCGCTGACCTGAATTTCccatcttttcttcttctttttttctacaGGCTATGCCCATGATGATGGCGAAGGAACCTTTATGTTATGTTTAAGATTTCTAAAAGAAGACATTTACAGGAAGTTTAAAAAGGAAGTTGCAAGATCATCCTAAATTAGTGATATGAAGAGAGATTAATTGGTTATCGAAGATAAAACAAACAAATCGTCCAACTTGCTTTAGATTAGGGGTTGGATGTTGATAGTCCAACATAGTAAGTGGATGTGCAGCAGGTGGGTAACATGTCtaaattaattagttaatgGGTGAAAGTAAGGTGCCTTAAGTCGTAGACCGTTAACCTACGACAAAAAACGTGTTTCTAATCTATACGCTAATACCAAGAACCCCTTGAACTTCTGTGCATTTCAAGTATTGACAGCCGAATGAACGCAGCaatatttaaaggaaaaaaaatcgtTTAAAATATTTCTTataattttctaaataaattttttatttaaaatgttaattttgCGTTTTCTTTACAAATTTAAGTTAATAAAATTTGGTTTCAACCTAATTTTTTAATCACTCTTTAGTTTGAAATTACCACGTGATCCACATATATACAAAATGGGCCAGATCCCACTTTTGTAATGACAAAAGTAAACATGGATTAGGTCCGGGTCAGATCATACTTTtttaaaaagcaaaaatgaatatagattgagttatttgtttaattacaaatgaaatataataatatttttaccctaaaaaaagggataatttcagaaacctctcatgagatttctaataatttcacttggctcccctaaggtttaaaaaattacacttacctccttTGCCCCATTTAAAATGACAACACTAAtcttaatatttttaataaaactcTTTTGTTGCCATGTTTATGCAAAGGAtaggttttataatttttttttaccttttctttcttattcatttctcttatatttcattAGAAATATAGAAAAACTATCAATGTTGTCCCTAATATTTATCCAAATTAGACATTAAActagtaataatttttttataacttttaaTATCCTTCAAATTTTTTTGTAGCTCTTTTATTTGGTATGAGGATAAGTCAACAATGATTAAAATCAAATGGCCTAAAATCACTACCAAATTATGATAGTTCCACCACTAAACTAGTCCAtacatttttattaaaaaaaaaatagtccacaaactttatgaaaaaaaataacaCTTTCTTCTCTATCATGAAAAGAATTTATATTTCCAATAAAGCACTATAAAAAATACCATATTACAGCAAATAtttattgttatagttgattatCAAATAACAAATATTGGCTTGAAAAGCTTGACACTGCTTTTGTTTAGAAAAACAAATTGAACTTTGTAAGATAAGAAGGGCATTTTAGGAtattcattaaaattttgacTTTGTTTTGAAGTTTGGTTATCAAAGTGTCAAATCAAGGGAGTCAAGTGTAATATTTAAAATGTCAAGAGAACTAAGTGAAATACTGAAAAATCTCAAGGAAGGCtcctgaaattatcccttgaaaAAATGGCCATACATTGGTCGCGCCGAGATGAAAAGTGGTTCAAAATCTAAGTTTTGACCAAATTTTACtcgtataatttttttaaatatttaaaattataattttaaaagtaaaagacaaaaagatTTATTTTAACGACGTGCCATTTGCGatattttcatatttaaatGCATTTTGATCAAGTTCTCATATGAATCCTAAGAGGCAATCCCCAGGGCGAGAGAGGGAAGAGGAGAAGGGGGTCCTGAACGATGTTACCTTCGCTGTTGGAGACGTATGAATTGATCGACGAACAAATTTCAAACCCGTCAACTACtatgatgaaaaaaaataagTCATCGAATACTGTCGTgcacaaataaaaaatgattgcTGACACATTATTTAGATCGCCGGTTCGTGGTAGGACCGCAGGAATGCGCTGCCTCATTTATATTTGTTATTTAAATAAACGGatgagtgtttttttttttttttcccaaacgaTAAACGGATGAGTGTTTAATGCACAAAAAGTTTGAAGAGGATATCACATCGGAGGCAGAGTGCAGTACTTGGAAGAATAGTAGTATTAAATTTAAAATCCTAAACTGAAAGAAGGGcaaaaaaaattgttcaaacTGAAGACAGCTCTcaatgtttcaaaaaaaaaaaaaaaaaaacacaagacAGCTGAATTAGACAAATTTAGTGGGGTATGAATTATATGATTCGCCCAAAACTGGCTTGGCTCAAGTCTTCAAAAGCTGACCACTTCTGCTACTAATGCGTGCTTACGTTTTGCTATTAAGTGTTAACAATTGACACCACCATTAAGTATCAGGGAAATCGTTACTCTGCGCCCTCCaacctattttattttttaaggatatttttttttgagtaaattttatatacactgataatATATACGCTATCACCGTTAGATTCATGATATGCgtacaaaagttaaattttaaatttaaatttcgtATAATTGTCATTCATTCAATGCTGACGGTGTATACACGAGCAGCGTAAGcaaaattaatctttttttttttggagggaaTTCTTCAAGGattcaatttttcttcattgAATCGTTCCGGATTTTGGGGATAATTATCAATAATACAGCAGCAGTATTATTAGAGTTTTAATAAGAGGTAGCAATTTATTAGTAGTATAGGATTTTGTGAAACCGAAATGAAAATATGATGCCGTGTGCACAGTCAACAAACAAATACACGTCAATTCATCGTAccctttgaaaattttattttattggaccGCATCTAGGAAAACCACACCACCAACACTCCCTATTTCGTGGTCCTTGACAATTTGACTACATAATAATAATATCTTCCCGTCTccaccatgtcttttcaattcATGAGGAAGTTAAGGGGTCACTTTCCCTCCGGCAGGATAAACGAAATTTGCGACTCCGGCGACAAGTCAACACAGCAGAATTCAGTCAAATCTATCCTgcggggtttttttttttttccctataaTTCTTCCCCTCTGTCTTGTGACGACGAAAGCAAGAGGGTGAGCAAGATACATATTGAAGATGATCTGCATCAACTAGAAAGCCTTAAAAAGAATAATGTTACAAATAAGCACCTGCATGTTTTtagttttcccttttatttcaGCAATGATCAAACCGATCTACAAGTGTTGCAACATTGCAAACATTCCCTGCCCAACAGCCCCATTCCTCAATTCGTCCGCCCCACCTTCATTCGCATGTGCTTGGCATAATCAAAGTGCGGCCTTCCTTTTTTGgcaaaaataacaccaaagCTTAAAGGGTTTGGTCCCGAAATTAATGGTGGAGAGTGCTTCATTTTAGAGAGGGAAGGGGCTGTCCCGCTAGAAACGATTTGAGTAGCTGAAGCGCAGCTCTGGGCTTTAAAAGTGGTACTTCATGACCAGCACCTCTAACTGTTGCAAATGTCAGCCCTTTATATACCTCTGTCCAGCCTCCCACCTTTTGCAAAACCATCCACACAATTACTACAAAACGTCAATTCcttaaccccccccccccctcttctCCAGTGAAAAAGTTATCAATCCCAAAACGTGCAAATTTTATGCTTGAATGGATCAAAGATTAGAAAAGTCGAGAGGCAACTAGCTAACCTGTTTCTTGACGTACCAAGGATACCATGGTGCATCTGTGTCCAGCTTGAGTTGTGCCAGGGCGTACCTCGTGGCTGTAACAGGCACTACTGAGTCTACATCTCCACTGCCAATTCACAAGAAagaatcaaacaaaaaaaaaaaaaaaaaacttcatttgCAAGGATCACTAATAGAACGATTCAGCAGTATATAATAAGGTCAGTCGATGACAACAAGTGACAAATTGCTAACCTGAAAACCCATATTCTCAAACCAGCAGCTATTAATTTCCGATATATTGGAAGAACAGAGCTGTCCGTATCATTCCAATTTCGATTCAAGGTTTCGCTACGAGAAGTGAATCACAATTAGCAAATGCACATAAATTCTCTATTTTGACAGAAGAACTACTTCTACTTGCATAAGTCAGTCTGacgatttattttatttacctgCAGGCtgtccatttatatggaatccTAGTTGTATTAGCATGGAGAGCTTTCTGCACGTCCGGCCTATTGTAATAGACCTCGGCATACTTTTCAGTACAAGGATCATACCCTGATAACTGCCTAAACATCTGTAGGAGACACAGAGAACAACGTTAATCAATCTGTTGTCTAGTCAAGACGAGTCGTCATCATCTCGTGCTACGAGTGCATTACGAAAATCTGATGGCGTTTactcgattttttttttaccggATATGGTTGGTGCGGCAAACGCATTGAGTGCCGTGTTGTTCTGCTACCGTCGGAATTGTTACAAGGCGGAGCATATATGTTGTACTGATCAATGTTACCAAACTCTTTGTCCATGGCATAATAGTACAAGGATTCACATTCATTTGACTCCTTTTGGCGCCGGAAGTCGCAAATGTTTACCAGTTGCCGATATGTCTCATCAGAGATCATGGCATGGCTCCACCAGTATGTCACTGTTCCCAGATTGTCGTAGTAGTTATCTGTAACTGCATTCCCCACCTGCAAATGATTATGATTGATTTTGAATCTAGAATAATGGACCAAAAGCAAATACTCCAG
The genomic region above belongs to Coffea arabica cultivar ET-39 chromosome 7c, Coffea Arabica ET-39 HiFi, whole genome shotgun sequence and contains:
- the LOC140010372 gene encoding serine carboxypeptidase-like 25 isoform X1, with amino-acid sequence MAPEKMRVSLVLMILLMLLLVVASSASDHKQAEEEEEEADRITALPGQPKVSFQQFSGYVTVNEVAARALFYWLTEAADEPSSKPLVVWLNGGPGCSSVAYGASEEIGPFRINRTASGLYLNKFSWNKLANLLFLETPAGVGFSYSNRSSDLLDTGDQRTAEDSLKFLIQWMERFPRYKKRELYLTGESYAGHYVPQLANAIVGYNSKSKNPINLRGFMVGNAVTDNYYDNLGTVTYWWSHAMISDETYRQLVNICDFRRQKESNECESLYYYAMDKEFGNIDQYNIYAPPCNNSDGSRTTRHSMRLPHQPYPMFRQLSGYDPCTEKYAEVYYNRPDVQKALHANTTRIPYKWTACSETLNRNWNDTDSSVLPIYRKLIAAGLRIWVFSGDVDSVVPVTATRYALAQLKLDTDAPWYPWYVKKQVGGWTEVYKGLTFATVRGAGHEVPLLKPRAALQLLKSFLAGQPLPSLK
- the LOC140010372 gene encoding serine carboxypeptidase-like 25 isoform X3; this translates as MQKQKCNRYIGIYSCIMLCKASLAMDGLRRSVVSRNGPGCSSVAYGASEEIGPFRINRTASGLYLNKFSWNKLANLLFLETPAGVGFSYSNRSSDLLDTGDQRTAEDSLKFLIQWMERFPRYKKRELYLTGESYAGHYVPQLANAIVGYNSKSKNPINLRGFMVGNAVTDNYYDNLGTVTYWWSHAMISDETYRQLVNICDFRRQKESNECESLYYYAMDKEFGNIDQYNIYAPPCNNSDGSRTTRHSMRLPHQPYPMFRQLSGYDPCTEKYAEVYYNRPDVQKALHANTTRIPYKWTACSETLNRNWNDTDSSVLPIYRKLIAAGLRIWVFSGDVDSVVPVTATRYALAQLKLDTDAPWYPWYVKKQVGGWTEVYKGLTFATVRGAGHEVPLLKPRAALQLLKSFLAGQPLPSLK
- the LOC140010372 gene encoding serine carboxypeptidase-like 25 isoform X2, yielding MVASSASDHKQAEEEEEEADRITALPGQPKVSFQQFSGYVTVNEVAARALFYWLTEAADEPSSKPLVVWLNGGPGCSSVAYGASEEIGPFRINRTASGLYLNKFSWNKLANLLFLETPAGVGFSYSNRSSDLLDTGDQRTAEDSLKFLIQWMERFPRYKKRELYLTGESYAGHYVPQLANAIVGYNSKSKNPINLRGFMVGNAVTDNYYDNLGTVTYWWSHAMISDETYRQLVNICDFRRQKESNECESLYYYAMDKEFGNIDQYNIYAPPCNNSDGSRTTRHSMRLPHQPYPMFRQLSGYDPCTEKYAEVYYNRPDVQKALHANTTRIPYKWTACSETLNRNWNDTDSSVLPIYRKLIAAGLRIWVFSGDVDSVVPVTATRYALAQLKLDTDAPWYPWYVKKQVGGWTEVYKGLTFATVRGAGHEVPLLKPRAALQLLKSFLAGQPLPSLK